One window from the genome of Cricetulus griseus strain 17A/GY chromosome 2, alternate assembly CriGri-PICRH-1.0, whole genome shotgun sequence encodes:
- the Utp11 gene encoding probable U3 small nucleolar RNA-associated protein 11, protein MAAAFRKAAKSRQREHRERSQPGFRKRLGLLEKKKDYKLRANDYHKKQDFLRALRKKALEKNPDEFYYKMTRAKLQDGVHIFKETKEEVTPEQLKLMRTQDIKYIEMKRVAEAKKIERLKSELHLLDFQGKQQNKHVFFFDTKKEVERFDIATHLQTAPELVDRVFNRPRIETLQKEKVKGVTPQTRLKRIAKERQKQYDCLTQRIDREKKLFVVAQKIQTRKDLMDKTNKVKVKKETVNSPAIYRFQTRRKR, encoded by the exons ATGGCGGCGGCTTTTCGCAAAGCAGCTAAGTCCCGGCAGCGGGAACATCGAGAACGAAGCCAG CCTGGCTTTCGAAAACGGCTGGGTTtgctggagaagaagaaagattaCAAACTTCGTGCAAA tgactATCATAAAAAGCAAGATTTCCTCAGAGCTCTTCGGAAGAAGGCTCTTGAAAAAAATCCAGATGAATTCTACTATAAAATGACCCGGGCTAAGCTCCAG GATGGAGTTCATATCTTCAAGGAGACCAAGGAAGAAGTGACACCAGAGCAGCTAAAGCTGATGAGAACTCAGGATATCAAATATATAGAGATGAAAAGGGTTGCAGAAGCGAAG AAAATTGAAAGACTGAaatcagagctccacctgctggATTTCCAGGGGAAGCAACAGAATAAGCACGTGTTCTTTTTTGACACCAAAAAGGAAG TTGAACGGTTTGATATTGCGACTCACTTGCAAACAGCCCCAGAGCTAGTAGACAGGGTCTTTAATAGACCCAGGATAGAGACCTTGCAGAAGGAGAAAGTGAAAGGCGTTACCCCTCAGACTCGACTCAAG AGGATAgctaaagaaagacaaaagcagtATGATTGCTTGACACAGCGGATTGATCGGGAGAAGAAGCTGTTCGTGGTTGCACAGAAAATTCAAACCCGCAAAGATCTTATG GATAAAACTAACAAGGTGAAGGTGAAGAAAGAAACAGTGAACTCCCCAGCTATTTACAGATTCCAGACTCGCCGAAAACGTTGA